In Synergistaceae bacterium, a genomic segment contains:
- the topA gene encoding type I DNA topoisomerase, whose translation MTTKKDVEIKTKKIAPKKTSKKTAKKGSVKVSDFEGKKLVIVESPAKARTLEKILGNEYKVLASIGHVRDLPKARLAIDIENNFDPEYINVRGKAQLIKELKNASSVSKTTFLASDPDREGEAISWHLATLLELDPRTKCRIRMHEITKNGVIGAISKPDTIDMNRVDAQQARRVLDRLVGYQLSPLLWNKVQKGLSAGRVQSVALKIICAREDEINKFIPEEYWLIDVNAKSVDGENRHYLLRVDKYKGKSLKIKNADEAKKIETEIKDNILKVDNFSKKSTTKSALPPFKTSTLQQEASRRFGFGSKRTMRIAQSLYEGVEMPGRGPTGLITYMRTDSLRIAPEAISAAREYIEKELGKEYLPTKANEYKDKANIQDGHEAIRATDPSLTPESIKEFLSPEQYSLYNLIWSRFIASQTEAARISRSTITCSSGDYTLKQAGIVVDFDGWGKLYPLGVKSTIIETAVDGEPLQVIDIKKDQKYTKPPARYLEAGLIKVLEEKGIGRPSTYAVIIDTLFTRRYVEFAEEDKRLIPTKLGLLVNKFLIKYFSDFINEDFTAEMEEEFDKIESGKKQWREIISSFWSGFKPILDDVAKNAENMHPEPEFIGEKCPDCGNELIIKHGRFGEFIACTGYPDCKYTRKIVRSIGIKCPKCEEGELVRRRATKGKVKGRFFYGCSRFPDCDYITWQNPKLKANKNGAEGSALTKKIESD comes from the coding sequence ATGACTACAAAAAAAGATGTAGAAATTAAAACTAAAAAAATTGCTCCTAAAAAGACAAGCAAGAAGACAGCTAAAAAGGGGAGCGTAAAAGTTTCTGATTTTGAGGGGAAAAAACTCGTAATTGTTGAGTCTCCTGCCAAGGCAAGAACTCTAGAGAAAATATTAGGAAATGAATATAAGGTTTTAGCCAGCATTGGACATGTAAGAGATTTACCTAAAGCACGATTGGCAATTGATATCGAAAACAACTTTGACCCCGAGTATATTAATGTAAGAGGAAAAGCGCAGTTAATTAAAGAGCTTAAAAACGCATCATCTGTAAGTAAGACGACATTCTTAGCATCGGACCCTGACCGCGAAGGAGAAGCCATTTCATGGCATCTAGCAACATTGCTTGAGTTAGATCCAAGAACAAAGTGTAGGATAAGGATGCATGAAATTACAAAGAATGGAGTAATAGGAGCTATATCTAAACCAGACACAATTGATATGAACAGGGTGGATGCACAACAAGCACGCAGGGTGTTGGACCGTTTAGTCGGTTATCAACTTAGCCCATTGCTCTGGAATAAGGTGCAAAAAGGACTTTCTGCCGGTCGAGTGCAATCAGTAGCCCTAAAAATAATTTGTGCCAGAGAAGACGAAATAAACAAGTTTATTCCTGAAGAATACTGGCTGATAGATGTTAATGCGAAGTCGGTTGATGGAGAAAATAGACACTATCTTTTACGGGTTGATAAATATAAAGGTAAGTCCTTAAAAATTAAGAATGCCGACGAGGCAAAAAAAATAGAGACAGAAATAAAAGACAATATTCTAAAAGTAGATAATTTCTCAAAAAAGAGCACGACAAAATCAGCGTTGCCTCCATTTAAGACAAGCACCCTGCAGCAAGAGGCTTCACGCCGTTTCGGTTTCGGCTCAAAAAGAACGATGAGAATAGCACAATCTCTTTATGAGGGAGTAGAGATGCCAGGAAGAGGTCCTACTGGATTGATTACCTATATGAGAACAGATAGTTTAAGGATCGCACCAGAAGCGATTAGTGCGGCTCGAGAATATATAGAGAAAGAATTAGGCAAAGAATATTTGCCAACAAAAGCTAATGAATACAAGGATAAAGCTAACATACAGGATGGACATGAAGCGATAAGAGCAACGGACCCATCTTTAACACCAGAATCTATAAAAGAATTTTTATCTCCCGAACAATATAGTTTGTATAATCTCATATGGAGTCGTTTTATAGCTAGTCAAACAGAAGCTGCACGCATATCTCGATCTACAATCACATGTAGTAGTGGAGACTATACTTTGAAACAGGCAGGAATTGTAGTGGACTTTGATGGGTGGGGAAAACTTTATCCTCTGGGAGTAAAGAGCACAATTATAGAAACGGCAGTAGATGGTGAGCCCTTACAAGTTATAGATATAAAGAAAGATCAGAAATACACAAAACCACCAGCACGTTACTTAGAAGCAGGATTAATAAAAGTGCTTGAAGAAAAGGGGATAGGACGTCCTTCTACTTATGCGGTAATAATAGACACGTTATTTACACGTAGATATGTCGAATTTGCTGAAGAAGATAAGAGGTTAATCCCAACTAAACTAGGATTATTGGTAAATAAGTTTTTAATAAAATATTTTTCTGATTTTATCAATGAAGACTTTACGGCTGAAATGGAAGAAGAATTTGATAAGATTGAATCGGGTAAAAAGCAGTGGCGTGAAATAATATCTTCGTTTTGGAGTGGTTTTAAGCCAATATTAGATGATGTGGCAAAAAATGCCGAGAATATGCATCCTGAACCTGAGTTTATTGGCGAAAAATGTCCCGACTGTGGAAACGAGCTGATTATAAAGCATGGCAGATTTGGGGAATTTATTGCGTGCACTGGGTATCCTGACTGTAAATACACAAGAAAAATAGTCCGAAGCATTGGAATCAAATGTCCTAAATGCGAAGAGGGAGAACTTGTAAGAAGAAGAGCCACAAAAGGCAAAGTTAAGGGACGTTTTTTCTACGGTTGTTCGAGATTCCCTGACTGTGACTATATAACGTGGCAAAACCCCAAATTAAAAGCGAACAAAAACGGGGCAGAAGGTTCTGCTTTAACAAAGAAAATTGAGTCAGACTAA
- a CDS encoding methylenetetrahydrofolate--tRNA-(uracil(54)-C(5))-methyltransferase (FADH(2)-oxidizing) TrmFO, with translation MSQTKTVIVIGGGLAGTEAAWQLAERGIHVHLYEMRPNKTTPAHTTSFLGELVCSNSFGGENTTTPAGILKEELRTLNSLLLQCAERTKVPAGNALAVDRDLFSELVENKISNHPKIKIIREEQISMPSLPTIIATGPLTSPAFAKELKRKVGADFLYFYDAVAPIITYESIDRKLSFKANRYGDKGDYINCPMDEQTYHEFWEALTEAETAQRHSFEEEIHHFEGCLPIEVIAKRGVQTLLFGPLRPVGLTSAIDNNKKVCAIVQLRQDNKDGTLYNMVGFQTNLKWGEQERVFRLIPALKNAEFVRKGVMHKNLFVCAPKVLDRFLRLSNEEPLYLAGQITGVEGYVESISTGMASAIFMFAHIMGHEMPVFPPETAMGSLLYYLYSALPETFQPMNVNLGIFPKLPGKKIYKRTLRCEAYAKRSKEHINRFINTYKHLFVSD, from the coding sequence TTGAGTCAGACTAAAACAGTAATAGTTATAGGTGGGGGTTTGGCTGGAACAGAAGCTGCCTGGCAATTAGCAGAGCGAGGCATTCATGTGCATTTATATGAAATGAGGCCAAATAAAACAACTCCGGCACACACAACTTCTTTTTTAGGAGAACTTGTTTGTAGCAATTCTTTTGGCGGAGAAAATACAACAACCCCAGCAGGGATCTTAAAGGAAGAATTAAGGACACTTAACAGTCTGCTCCTTCAATGTGCAGAGAGAACAAAAGTCCCTGCTGGGAATGCACTCGCTGTTGATAGAGATCTATTCTCAGAATTAGTTGAGAATAAAATAAGCAATCATCCCAAAATAAAGATAATACGAGAAGAGCAAATTTCAATGCCGTCGTTACCTACAATTATAGCGACCGGTCCTTTAACTTCACCAGCCTTCGCAAAAGAATTAAAGAGAAAAGTAGGAGCAGATTTTCTTTATTTTTATGATGCGGTTGCACCTATAATTACCTATGAAAGTATCGACAGAAAATTGTCTTTTAAGGCTAATAGATATGGGGACAAGGGCGATTATATTAATTGTCCAATGGATGAACAAACATATCATGAGTTCTGGGAAGCTTTGACGGAGGCTGAGACGGCGCAGAGACATAGTTTTGAAGAAGAAATTCACCATTTCGAAGGATGTTTGCCGATAGAAGTGATAGCAAAAAGAGGAGTACAAACTTTACTTTTTGGTCCATTGCGTCCGGTCGGATTAACTTCTGCAATAGATAATAATAAAAAAGTTTGTGCAATTGTACAGCTACGGCAAGATAATAAAGATGGCACACTCTATAATATGGTAGGGTTTCAAACAAATTTAAAGTGGGGAGAGCAGGAAAGGGTTTTTCGTTTAATTCCAGCACTTAAGAATGCAGAGTTCGTACGTAAGGGCGTTATGCACAAAAACCTATTTGTTTGTGCACCTAAAGTACTTGACCGCTTTTTACGTTTGTCTAACGAGGAACCGCTGTATTTAGCGGGTCAAATAACAGGCGTTGAAGGCTATGTTGAAAGTATTTCAACAGGGATGGCTTCAGCTATTTTTATGTTTGCACATATTATGGGGCATGAAATGCCTGTTTTCCCTCCAGAGACAGCCATGGGATCTCTTTTATATTATTTATACTCTGCTCTTCCAGAGACCTTTCAACCAATGAATGTCAACTTAGGCATCTTTCCCAAATTACCTGGGAAAAAAATTTACAAGCGGACGTTGCGTTGTGAAGCTTACGCAAAAAGATCTAAGGAACATATTAATAGATTTATTAATACGTATAAGCATCTTTTTGTCTCAGATTGA
- a CDS encoding tyrosine recombinase XerC has protein sequence MSNNILSHIDSFINYLQARGRSENTLVNYSVDLKQFSEYLEKQGIGDIKDIDLEAVRIFLSNIIGIGISKTSAARKLSAVRGFLKWLTIRGFLSSNPAAPLKGPKLPSSLPRALSYEDTDRLLTEGPSLGKNYDRDRLILELMYGSGLRVSELVELNWEMIDLETRTLRIMGKGSKERIVPFSKKTLGLLEDWSLINNTTQKGPLFTSKKSNAERLTVRTVHRVVLRSATKIGLHGVSPHTLRHCFATHMLENGAPLRIIQELLGHESIATTQRYLTITVEEAKRSYMSAHPRANE, from the coding sequence ATGTCTAACAATATTCTTTCTCATATTGATTCTTTTATAAACTACTTACAAGCAAGAGGTCGTTCTGAGAACACACTTGTCAATTATTCTGTGGACCTAAAGCAATTTTCAGAATATTTAGAAAAGCAAGGTATAGGCGACATAAAAGATATAGACTTAGAAGCAGTAAGGATTTTCTTAAGCAATATAATAGGCATCGGAATTTCAAAAACATCTGCTGCTAGGAAACTTTCGGCAGTTAGAGGGTTCCTAAAATGGCTCACTATAAGAGGGTTTTTATCATCAAATCCTGCAGCACCTCTGAAAGGACCGAAATTACCTTCTTCTTTGCCCAGGGCCCTTTCATATGAGGATACAGATAGACTTTTAACAGAAGGGCCAAGCTTGGGCAAAAATTATGATAGGGATAGGTTAATTCTCGAGCTTATGTATGGTTCCGGTCTGAGAGTTTCTGAATTGGTTGAATTAAATTGGGAAATGATTGATCTGGAGACAAGGACTCTTCGAATTATGGGTAAGGGTTCGAAAGAAAGGATAGTTCCTTTTAGTAAGAAAACATTGGGTTTGTTAGAAGATTGGTCTCTAATAAACAACACGACACAAAAAGGCCCTTTGTTTACATCAAAAAAAAGCAACGCAGAAAGATTAACAGTAAGAACGGTGCACAGAGTTGTCTTACGTTCAGCTACTAAAATTGGTCTGCATGGGGTATCACCTCATACGTTAAGACATTGTTTCGCAACACACATGCTTGAAAACGGAGCTCCGCTTCGAATCATTCAGGAGCTTTTAGGACATGAGAGCATAGCAACAACCCAGAGATACCTTACTATAACTGTTGAAGAGGCGAAGAGGAGTTATATGTCGGCCCACCCAAGAGCAAATGAATAG
- the codY gene encoding GTP-sensing pleiotropic transcriptional regulator CodY — METPKELMEARPKIDSPAAMQDLLEKTRIVGRVLQSNKNVGAPDYPKLARLMSDLSVANVYVMSKDGTLLGYAWISEYNCSIMNDILLAESMPKSYVYKMNNIQESVLNYTDHGLCAYADQPCTYSNKNVLIVPINGSGERLGTLILARFGHQFDTRDLVLAEYLSTVFALEILNDRGRLIEKHSRELLVVQMAMKVLSYSEIESIRHLLKELGATEGVIVASKIADRVGVTRSVIVNALRKLGSAGILESSSLGMKGTYIKVINPLFLEELGVVFENKRRI, encoded by the coding sequence ATGGAGACGCCAAAGGAATTAATGGAAGCACGGCCAAAAATAGATAGCCCAGCAGCGATGCAAGATCTTTTGGAGAAAACCAGGATTGTAGGGCGGGTTTTACAATCAAACAAAAATGTAGGTGCACCTGATTATCCTAAACTTGCAAGGCTTATGTCCGATTTATCCGTAGCTAATGTTTATGTAATGAGTAAGGACGGAACTTTGTTAGGATATGCTTGGATTAGTGAATATAACTGTTCTATTATGAATGACATCCTCTTAGCAGAATCAATGCCTAAATCCTACGTATATAAAATGAATAATATACAAGAATCTGTTTTAAACTACACAGATCATGGATTATGTGCATATGCAGATCAACCTTGTACTTATTCAAATAAAAATGTTCTTATAGTGCCGATTAATGGTTCCGGTGAACGTCTCGGCACTTTGATATTAGCACGGTTTGGCCATCAGTTTGACACTAGAGATCTTGTTTTAGCTGAGTATCTCTCTACTGTATTTGCGCTTGAAATTTTAAATGACAGAGGGCGCCTAATAGAGAAACATAGTAGAGAGCTTCTTGTTGTCCAGATGGCAATGAAAGTTCTTTCATATTCAGAGATTGAGTCAATTCGACACTTGTTAAAAGAGTTGGGTGCTACCGAAGGGGTTATCGTTGCCAGTAAAATAGCAGATAGAGTTGGTGTTACCAGAAGTGTAATTGTAAATGCATTAAGAAAATTAGGTAGTGCCGGCATACTTGAAAGCAGCAGTTTGGGTATGAAGGGAACGTATATAAAAGTTATCAATCCCTTATTTCTTGAAGAATTAGGAGTCGTTTTTGAAAATAAAAGGAGAATATGA
- a CDS encoding response regulator has translation MNKKILIAEASAHNRNVLKEILSQNSYEVVGEATSIEEALDKIKVLSPDILILDMLLPGINGVDCIKSFKSVQSEIDIILLSILGQQEMVLEGIVAGAKDFLIKPFQTDDVNLVLKKICIK, from the coding sequence ATGAATAAAAAAATTTTAATAGCGGAAGCATCTGCTCATAATAGAAATGTTCTTAAGGAAATTCTTTCGCAAAATTCTTATGAGGTTGTTGGAGAAGCAACAAGTATAGAAGAAGCTCTGGATAAAATTAAAGTGTTATCTCCTGATATTTTAATATTGGACATGTTACTGCCTGGGATAAACGGAGTCGATTGCATAAAGTCGTTCAAATCCGTACAATCAGAAATTGATATAATTTTGTTGAGTATATTGGGACAACAGGAGATGGTCCTAGAAGGAATAGTAGCTGGTGCTAAAGATTTTCTTATAAAACCATTTCAGACTGATGACGTAAATCTTGTCCTAAAAAAAATATGTATTAAATAA
- a CDS encoding S1 RNA-binding domain-containing protein, producing MEEKSSTVVVGDVLTGTVEHIAPYGAFVRLESGQKAMIHISELSHGYVKKVEDILEIGQKIKAKVIKIDEKNRIDLSMKIAQQKETEPVVPQQREEDFEKKLSNFLKFSDEKMADLNNKIKDSRGTKRRGGGSVSAKKPN from the coding sequence ATGGAAGAAAAATCGTCAACAGTTGTAGTTGGTGACGTCCTCACAGGAACAGTTGAGCATATAGCTCCATACGGGGCTTTTGTGAGGCTTGAATCTGGTCAAAAAGCAATGATTCATATTTCAGAACTTTCTCACGGGTACGTAAAAAAAGTTGAAGACATTCTTGAAATAGGACAAAAAATAAAAGCAAAAGTCATAAAAATAGATGAAAAAAATAGAATTGACCTTTCAATGAAGATAGCTCAGCAAAAAGAAACAGAACCCGTTGTTCCGCAGCAGAGAGAGGAAGATTTTGAAAAAAAATTAAGCAACTTCTTAAAGTTTAGCGATGAAAAAATGGCTGATTTAAATAACAAAATAAAAGATTCTCGTGGAACGAAACGACGCGGAGGGGGAAGCGTTTCTGCTAAAAAACCTAATTAA
- a CDS encoding DUF501 domain-containing protein: MSYIVAVAKRCTFGYPQVLVCSPLPLEKILFPTVFWLTCPFLIKKCGRLESAKQISNLEEIFRSKPKEVEEWHKAYSSLREKLITIKPINSTSSTKKIPDKAMEYLLSKGVGGIDVKHAPFAVKCLHLQVATWLGMRKHPAAQWLNDKIGVLECAEAFCDPNKL; encoded by the coding sequence TTGTCTTACATTGTTGCGGTTGCAAAACGTTGTACTTTTGGCTATCCACAAGTATTAGTTTGTAGTCCTTTACCTTTAGAAAAAATCCTATTTCCCACGGTCTTTTGGTTGACATGTCCATTCTTAATAAAAAAATGTGGGAGGCTTGAATCTGCTAAGCAGATTAGTAATTTGGAAGAAATATTCCGAAGCAAGCCAAAGGAAGTAGAAGAGTGGCATAAAGCCTATTCTAGTTTACGAGAGAAGCTTATAACCATAAAGCCCATAAATAGTACTAGTAGTACGAAAAAAATACCAGATAAGGCAATGGAATATTTACTCAGTAAAGGGGTTGGAGGAATAGACGTTAAACACGCTCCTTTTGCAGTAAAGTGCCTTCACTTACAAGTGGCTACATGGCTAGGTATGAGGAAACACCCTGCTGCTCAATGGTTAAACGATAAAATTGGAGTTTTAGAATGTGCGGAAGCTTTTTGTGACCCGAATAAATTATGA
- a CDS encoding sigma-70 family RNA polymerase sigma factor: MSEDHNNEQTLKKIKEKHEADLWMACSNGDDEAREELILSYRPMVYWLAKNYKVSYSSYPDMIQEGMLALIKAVDGFDISRNNRFSTYAYYKIKGSLINFLQRVEGKAPVPADEVAFIKKSMRQSLLSNDAISAEWSVDLEKAIADLSKKESDILKALVLDQRAAKEVASEIKIDVSHVYRIRRNALSKLRQWLENEVLKTTSTP, from the coding sequence ATGAGCGAAGATCATAACAACGAGCAAACATTAAAAAAAATAAAAGAAAAACATGAAGCAGACTTATGGATGGCTTGTTCTAACGGTGATGATGAAGCTAGAGAAGAGTTAATACTTTCTTACAGGCCAATGGTTTATTGGCTTGCGAAAAACTACAAGGTTTCATATAGTTCTTATCCAGACATGATACAAGAAGGCATGCTGGCACTTATTAAAGCCGTAGATGGTTTTGATATTAGTAGAAATAACCGTTTTTCTACATATGCATATTATAAAATAAAGGGTAGCCTTATAAATTTTCTACAAAGAGTTGAGGGTAAGGCCCCGGTTCCTGCAGATGAAGTCGCGTTTATAAAAAAGAGCATGAGACAGTCTCTGTTATCCAATGATGCTATATCCGCCGAATGGAGCGTTGATTTGGAAAAAGCGATAGCAGATTTGTCGAAAAAGGAATCCGATATATTAAAGGCTTTGGTTTTAGACCAAAGGGCTGCAAAAGAAGTTGCTTCTGAAATAAAAATAGATGTCAGCCATGTATATAGAATACGTAGAAATGCATTATCTAAATTAAGGCAGTGGCTAGAAAATGAGGTGCTAAAAACCACTTCTACTCCTTAA
- a CDS encoding BamA/TamA family outer membrane protein — MLGVLFLFVFFSTSQASEDAILGENIRTAQNLVQTDTANIVPHENESVKATDTDQQEIPNLPGPKVISIEIEGNKEVVTQHILSAITTKIDEPVDEEKLRKDAESIFELGFFAAADYKVKDQDGGVEVVFVVQENPIVGSIKFEGNTVYSSEKLLDLVFTKPGMIFNRTFFRNDIQRIKEKYQKDGYVMANIADVKISGNEITVIIVEPKIEQIIIQGNKITKQYVVRRYMKIKEGELFNSNKLRLTLNRLQAVGFFSDVNVNFEPGEKADEVILILTVEEGKTGRLGFNVAYGTESGFGGGMSYENTNIGGKGYKLGTGFELGNRSEYWITYEQPYMSGKVTAWRVGAYKRAWNNLGYYIKGNTYPDGFKYDRDKKGAYYGFGRKFSDTSKYNWYFTLDWHTVENVPTDGLIFDDVKDRINDKGRRVIDDLGEGDYYSGLLSFRRLNIDEYLPYSKGDVQILNLQYGRATVNKKDFNYFKYWLETKYYLPVGHLFKNFFESSIFTNTQDRPPMFAARLMLGSASGDVPYEEMYAIGGDTTLRGYKDEEFRGEDMLLANLELRIPIEKAFGFVVFYDIGRSWRRDTNISLGSDIGSAPGFGVRLNTPLGNMRLDYASGSEDRFHFGFGELF, encoded by the coding sequence TTGTTAGGTGTACTTTTTTTATTTGTATTTTTTTCAACATCCCAAGCATCTGAAGATGCTATTTTAGGGGAGAATATACGAACGGCACAAAACCTTGTGCAAACTGATACGGCCAATATCGTTCCTCATGAAAATGAGAGTGTAAAAGCAACCGACACAGATCAACAGGAAATACCTAATCTTCCGGGTCCCAAAGTGATTTCGATTGAAATTGAAGGAAATAAAGAAGTAGTTACTCAACATATACTTAGTGCTATAACGACGAAGATTGATGAACCAGTAGACGAAGAAAAACTTCGTAAAGATGCTGAATCTATATTTGAACTAGGCTTCTTCGCGGCCGCCGATTATAAAGTAAAAGACCAAGACGGAGGAGTGGAAGTTGTTTTTGTTGTGCAAGAGAACCCTATCGTAGGATCAATAAAATTCGAAGGAAACACGGTATATTCATCAGAGAAACTTTTAGATTTAGTTTTTACAAAACCCGGAATGATTTTTAACAGAACATTTTTCCGCAATGATATCCAGAGAATTAAAGAAAAATATCAAAAAGACGGTTATGTAATGGCTAATATCGCTGATGTAAAAATAAGTGGAAACGAAATAACTGTCATTATAGTAGAGCCAAAAATAGAGCAAATTATTATACAAGGAAATAAAATAACGAAGCAATATGTTGTACGACGGTATATGAAAATAAAAGAGGGTGAATTATTTAATTCAAATAAACTTCGCCTTACTTTGAATAGGTTACAGGCTGTGGGCTTTTTCAGTGACGTTAATGTCAACTTCGAACCAGGTGAAAAGGCGGACGAAGTCATATTGATTTTGACTGTTGAAGAGGGAAAAACTGGTCGCCTTGGATTTAATGTAGCTTATGGAACAGAGAGTGGTTTTGGTGGCGGGATGAGCTACGAAAACACAAATATTGGAGGAAAGGGTTATAAGCTGGGCACAGGATTTGAGTTGGGTAACAGATCAGAATATTGGATAACTTATGAGCAACCCTATATGAGCGGCAAGGTTACAGCTTGGAGAGTAGGAGCCTATAAGCGAGCCTGGAATAATTTGGGTTACTACATTAAGGGAAATACCTATCCCGATGGATTCAAGTATGACAGGGATAAAAAAGGAGCCTATTACGGATTTGGTCGTAAATTTAGTGACACTTCAAAATATAACTGGTACTTTACGCTGGACTGGCATACTGTTGAAAATGTCCCTACTGACGGATTGATTTTCGATGATGTCAAGGACAGAATAAATGATAAGGGAAGAAGGGTAATTGATGACCTGGGTGAAGGTGATTATTACTCGGGATTACTATCTTTCCGCCGACTAAACATAGATGAATACCTTCCTTATAGTAAGGGAGATGTTCAGATTCTGAACCTCCAGTATGGCAGAGCAACTGTAAATAAAAAGGATTTTAATTATTTTAAATATTGGCTAGAAACCAAATACTATTTGCCGGTAGGGCACTTATTTAAAAACTTCTTTGAGTCTTCTATTTTTACAAATACTCAAGACAGACCACCGATGTTTGCAGCTAGATTGATGCTCGGTTCGGCTTCTGGTGATGTCCCTTACGAAGAAATGTATGCAATAGGCGGAGATACAACTTTACGTGGTTATAAAGATGAAGAGTTTCGTGGTGAAGACATGCTGCTTGCTAATTTAGAGCTGCGAATTCCAATAGAGAAAGCCTTTGGATTTGTCGTATTCTATGATATTGGTAGATCTTGGCGCAGAGATACAAATATAAGCTTGGGAAGTGATATAGGGTCTGCTCCAGGGTTTGGTGTTCGTTTAAATACGCCTCTTGGCAATATGCGTCTTGATTACGCTTCTGGCAGTGAAGACAGGTTCCATTTTGGTTTTGGAGAATTATTTTAG
- the lpxD gene encoding UDP-3-O-(3-hydroxymyristoyl)glucosamine N-acyltransferase: MAKKLKLKEILSMTGGVLKGNPELSINSITSIDKYKVGSISPLWESKFVPLATSKMVLLTKPGWIPEGASGVEVEDPRRALVFLLEYFDSFIIEKPFVSKSALVSGHSTIGENVYIGPNSVVSEGSVLSDDAVLLGNVWIGKHVTIGKNTIIEQGVVIHDFVTIGENCIIHSNAVIGSDGFGFMPDGEKGLLRIPQIGNVVVEDNVEIGSCSCIDKATFGETLISKGTKIDSLVKVGHNCRIGANCILVSQSGIAGSTILEEGVTIAAQVGIANHATIGARTTIGARAGVIKDVPKDKIYSGFPAQEHREELRQQVALRTLPKLIKEIKELKEKIEGLTQKDD; encoded by the coding sequence ATGGCTAAAAAACTAAAACTTAAAGAAATTTTAAGCATGACAGGTGGCGTTCTCAAAGGGAATCCAGAACTTTCAATAAACAGCATAACGTCTATCGATAAATATAAGGTCGGGTCTATTTCTCCACTATGGGAAAGTAAATTTGTTCCTTTAGCAACATCTAAAATGGTATTGCTTACAAAGCCAGGTTGGATCCCCGAAGGGGCTTCTGGCGTAGAAGTGGAAGATCCTCGTCGTGCCCTGGTCTTTTTGCTTGAATATTTTGATTCTTTCATAATAGAAAAACCCTTTGTATCAAAAAGTGCGTTAGTGTCGGGGCATTCGACTATAGGTGAAAATGTTTATATTGGTCCAAATTCTGTAGTTTCAGAAGGATCTGTATTAAGTGATGATGCTGTACTTCTTGGAAATGTTTGGATTGGTAAGCATGTAACTATAGGTAAAAACACAATAATTGAACAGGGTGTAGTAATACATGATTTCGTAACAATTGGGGAAAATTGTATTATTCATTCAAATGCAGTAATAGGTTCTGATGGGTTTGGCTTTATGCCAGATGGAGAAAAAGGGTTGTTAAGAATTCCACAAATAGGAAACGTTGTAGTAGAAGATAATGTAGAGATAGGGTCTTGCAGTTGTATTGATAAGGCGACTTTTGGAGAAACTCTAATTTCTAAGGGAACTAAGATTGATTCCCTCGTAAAAGTAGGACACAATTGTCGTATTGGTGCTAATTGTATCCTTGTTTCACAATCGGGCATAGCAGGTAGCACTATTTTAGAAGAAGGCGTAACAATTGCGGCACAAGTAGGGATAGCCAATCACGCCACAATCGGAGCAAGGACAACAATAGGAGCTAGAGCGGGTGTTATCAAAGATGTCCCTAAAGATAAAATATATTCAGGATTCCCCGCACAAGAACATAGGGAGGAGCTTCGTCAACAAGTAGCATTAAGAACCCTTCCGAAATTGATAAAAGAAATTAAAGAACTAAAAGAAAAAATAGAAGGACTTACACAAAAAGACGATTAA